The stretch of DNA CGCCAGGCGAGTCCCCGAGCCGATGGAGTAGTGCGCCCTGTACAGTGCATCGCCGATCAGGACCCGGTTCCCCACAGACCAGCGTTCGTTGACGATCGCCTCGAACTGCATCCATTCCGACTTGTTCTCGACCAGCGGCCGACCGTCCAGCAGGTCATCGAAGGCCTGCTCGCACAGTGCCTTGCGCCCGGCATTGGTCATCCGGTCCATGCCGAGAGCGTGCCAGCTCCGCTCGTCGACCTCTCCTACGAAGGTCCACATCTCGGGCGTATAGGCATAATAGTGCGCCACGATACCGCCTCCCCGGTAGCGCCTGAAACGCAGGCCGGACTCGTGCCCGGGGTGTTCGCAGCCGTACCAGACGAAGTAGTTGCCGCGCCTTTCATGGCGGGTGCCGAACTCCTCCGCGTGCAGCCTGCGCACCGTCGAATTGGCGCCATCCGCTCCGACGATGAGATCGTAGTCGCCGAAATCCCCCAAGTGGTCGATGCGCACCTCGTGCCTTACATCGACCCCCAACTCCGCACAGCGGCGTTCCAGGACCTTGAGGATATCCAGGCGTGTGATCATGCCGTTCGGACGGGTGAATTCCAGGGCGAACTCGCCGGCGCAATTCTCGATGACCTGCACGTTGGTCGGGTACATCCGTCGCTCAAGCGCCTGCATGGTCAGCGGATCCGCCTCGTTCAGCTTGTCGATCGCGCTCCTGGCCAGCCCCACGCCGAAGCCGTAGGTTGCATCCTTGGGATTCTGTTCCAGAACGAGAATGTCATCGGCGGTGCCCCGGGACTTCAGGAGAATCGCCAGGAACATCCCGCAAGGCCCGCCCCCCACAATGCATACTTTCACGCGACGGCTTCGTCGCGCAGCATCGCTTCGATCCTGGCTTTCAGCAACGGCTTGCTGGGCTTGCCGGAATCGGTCTGCGGAAAGTCGTCGACAACCTCTACCCGTTCGGGACACTTGTACTTGGCCATTCCCTCGCCGACAAGAAACTCCATGAGCCCCTCCACGTCCGGTGTCTCCGCCAACCCCGATGGAATGATGAAAGCGCACGCCCGTTCTTCGTAATCCGGGTCGGGCATGGCCACGATCATGATGTCGCCCACCCCGGGGTGGCGGCGGGCAGCGTGCTCCACTTCCTCGCAATTGATCTTCT from Gemmatimonadota bacterium encodes:
- a CDS encoding FAD-dependent monooxygenase; the encoded protein is MKVCIVGGGPCGMFLAILLKSRGTADDILVLEQNPKDATYGFGVGLARSAIDKLNEADPLTMQALERRMYPTNVQVIENCAGEFALEFTRPNGMITRLDILKVLERRCAELGVDVRHEVRIDHLGDFGDYDLIVGADGANSTVRRLHAEEFGTRHERRGNYFVWYGCEHPGHESGLRFRRYRGGGIVAHYYAYTPEMWTFVGEVDERSWHALGMDRMTNAGRKALCEQAFDDLLDGRPLVENKSEWMQFEAIVNERWSVGNRVLIGDALYRAHYSIGSGTRLA